One window from the genome of Rickettsiales bacterium encodes:
- the rmuC gene encoding DNA recombination protein RmuC, translating into KFNLLNMENFVIISACLFLSLFSIFIAFYFFQKIKNNQVTIIEQLNQSLVPEIRGLINSEIKNFREENSFNLRQNREELGNSLKNISEGLSNTLNFNREEINNSYRNTAESLSNSLNNNQERINILTTRLTDQLDKVKELIQNRLDFIQQENAKKLDEMQKIVDEKLQKTLEDRLAKSFNLVSERLEIVHKGLGEMQTLAIGVGDLKKVLSNVKPRGILGEIQLYSLLDAVLSPDQYVKDFSPVENSLAVVEYAIKLPGKNDEGVPVYLPVDSKFPLESYNRVLCAYEASNIEEAKIAMKAMENDIKNFAKDISKKYINPPITTDFAILFLPTEGLYSEVARNSYLIEELQKNYKIIIAGPTTLGALLNSLQMGFKTLAIQKRSGEIWKVLGEVKSEFTKFSDLLNKAKQKINQAGKELDVLIGTRTNAINRRLQKLTAVGELENKDINLEEELANHLEVEKEAA; encoded by the coding sequence TAAATTTAATTTACTCAATATGGAAAATTTTGTTATCATTTCTGCCTGCTTGTTTTTAAGCCTTTTTTCAATTTTTATTGCTTTTTATTTCTTTCAAAAAATAAAAAACAACCAAGTTACTATAATTGAACAACTCAACCAATCCTTAGTGCCAGAAATAAGGGGTCTAATAAATTCAGAAATAAAAAATTTTCGTGAAGAAAATTCTTTTAACCTTCGCCAAAATAGAGAAGAGCTTGGAAATTCTCTAAAAAATATCTCAGAAGGTCTATCAAATACGCTAAATTTTAATCGTGAAGAAATTAATAATTCTTACAGAAACACCGCAGAAAGCCTTAGTAATTCTCTAAACAACAATCAAGAAAGAATAAATATTTTAACCACAAGGCTTACTGATCAACTAGATAAAGTTAAGGAGCTTATTCAAAATCGCTTAGATTTTATTCAACAAGAGAATGCTAAAAAGCTAGATGAAATGCAGAAAATTGTTGATGAAAAATTACAGAAAACTCTTGAAGATAGACTTGCAAAATCATTTAATTTAGTAAGTGAAAGGCTTGAAATTGTTCATAAAGGGCTTGGTGAAATGCAAACTTTAGCAATTGGCGTTGGCGATTTGAAAAAGGTTTTAAGCAATGTTAAACCTCGAGGAATTTTAGGTGAAATCCAACTTTACTCTCTGCTTGATGCTGTTTTAAGCCCTGATCAATATGTTAAAGATTTCTCTCCGGTTGAAAATTCTCTGGCCGTGGTTGAATATGCAATAAAATTACCGGGTAAAAATGATGAAGGAGTGCCGGTTTATCTGCCAGTTGATTCAAAATTTCCGCTAGAATCTTATAATAGAGTGCTTTGTGCTTATGAGGCCTCCAACATTGAAGAAGCAAAAATTGCTATGAAAGCGATGGAAAATGACATTAAAAATTTTGCAAAAGATATTAGTAAAAAATACATAAATCCGCCTATTACTACAGATTTTGCAATTTTATTTTTACCAACTGAAGGCTTATATTCTGAAGTTGCTAGGAATAGCTACCTTATTGAAGAGCTCCAAAAAAATTACAAAATTATTATCGCAGGACCAACTACACTAGGCGCATTACTAAATAGCTTACAGATGGGCTTCAAAACTCTTGCAATCCAAAAAAGATCCGGTGAAATCTGGAAAGTTCTTGGCGAAGTTAAATCAGAATTTACTAAATTTTCTGATCTACTCAACAAAGCAAAACAAAAAATTAATCAGGCCGGTAAAGAGCTTGATGTTCTAATTGGCACTAGAACAAACGCAATAAATCGCAGGCTACAAAAACTCACAGCCGTTGGTGAGCTTGAAAATAAAGATATTAATCTTGAAGAAGAATTAGCAAATCACCTTGAGGTTGAAAAAGAAGCTGCTTGA